In the Streptomyces sp. BHT-5-2 genome, one interval contains:
- a CDS encoding polysaccharide biosynthesis tyrosine autokinase, which yields MSVIDEPAEEPDQIRDQLRQLFRYRACLVLGLLLGLLGGAAVFVLGGPTYTATGEVVVQAIGTAPFEGGGVSADKQISMGTERQIAQSASVAAKAAQALGERTAPAALQRDLRVSNPPETQTLVFEYSAGSADRAARLVNAFVQAYLDYRRDTAAQRIDTTVQKLNGELTPLLEQRKALDERLAAAGGGPAHAADQSGRSDLVSAIATLRGRISTLKSLDTTPGDIVRKGDPPAFPSSPGLNVLLLTGAVAGLALGILAAWVRSVLEPRIRSVADVQESLRAPVLGILPRRRSGGGVLEVGGSGRGNRAEAHRTIAFRLVHDRRFAGCGSLLIVSPRDDADAVPVAVNLAGALAEIGADVLLVEANLRTPVLAQRLPLRPSHGRPVPGSWAEGERLTVDAGADGRFALLPGREVPNPARALTSPQFARLLNAAGPDEHVVVVTGPLLAHADGLAVAKQAAGVVVVCDLHEVRRDDLDRVRELITAAGGHILGAVLDKGSRRRVLRRLADGGPAQRKRGRHGSRTVPAPPVHPHAFPYAPSGPASAVPPGPPLPGVDPSRADGAPADTRSARG from the coding sequence GTGAGCGTCATCGACGAGCCCGCGGAGGAACCGGACCAGATCCGCGACCAGTTGCGCCAGCTGTTCCGCTATCGGGCGTGCCTGGTGCTCGGCCTGCTGCTGGGCCTGCTGGGCGGCGCCGCGGTGTTCGTACTGGGCGGCCCGACCTACACGGCGACCGGCGAGGTAGTGGTGCAGGCGATCGGCACCGCCCCGTTCGAGGGCGGCGGCGTCTCCGCCGACAAGCAGATCAGCATGGGCACCGAGCGGCAGATCGCGCAGAGCGCCTCGGTCGCGGCCAAGGCCGCCCAGGCGCTGGGCGAACGGACCGCCCCGGCGGCGCTCCAGCGCGATCTGCGGGTGAGCAATCCGCCCGAGACGCAGACCCTGGTCTTCGAGTACAGCGCGGGCTCCGCGGACCGGGCGGCCCGGCTCGTCAACGCCTTCGTCCAGGCGTATCTGGACTACCGGCGGGACACCGCGGCCCAGCGGATCGACACCACGGTGCAGAAGCTCAACGGTGAGCTGACACCGCTGCTGGAGCAGCGCAAGGCACTGGACGAACGGCTCGCCGCGGCCGGCGGCGGCCCGGCACACGCCGCCGACCAGTCCGGGCGCAGCGACCTGGTGTCGGCGATCGCCACCCTGCGGGGCCGGATCTCCACCCTCAAGTCCCTGGACACCACGCCCGGCGACATCGTCCGCAAGGGCGATCCGCCGGCCTTCCCGTCCAGCCCGGGGCTCAACGTGCTGCTGCTGACCGGTGCGGTGGCCGGCCTCGCCCTGGGCATCCTGGCGGCCTGGGTCCGCTCGGTGCTGGAGCCGCGGATCCGGTCGGTGGCGGACGTGCAGGAGAGCCTGCGGGCTCCGGTGCTCGGCATCCTGCCGCGCCGGCGGAGCGGTGGCGGGGTGCTGGAGGTCGGCGGGTCCGGGCGCGGCAATCGTGCCGAGGCGCACCGCACCATAGCGTTCCGGCTGGTGCACGACCGTCGCTTCGCCGGCTGCGGAAGCCTGTTGATCGTCTCGCCCCGGGACGATGCGGACGCGGTGCCGGTGGCGGTCAACCTCGCCGGGGCGCTGGCCGAGATCGGCGCCGACGTCCTGCTGGTGGAGGCGAACCTGCGGACGCCGGTCCTCGCCCAGCGGCTGCCGCTGCGCCCAAGTCACGGGCGGCCGGTGCCGGGCAGTTGGGCCGAGGGCGAGCGGCTCACCGTGGACGCCGGTGCCGACGGGCGGTTCGCGCTGCTGCCCGGACGGGAGGTGCCCAATCCGGCGCGGGCCCTGACCTCGCCGCAGTTCGCACGGCTGCTGAACGCGGCGGGCCCGGACGAGCACGTGGTGGTGGTCACCGGCCCGCTGCTGGCGCACGCCGACGGGCTGGCGGTGGCCAAGCAGGCGGCCGGTGTGGTGGTGGTCTGCGATCTGCACGAGGTCCGCCGGGACGACCTGGACCGGGTCCGGGAGCTGATCACGGCGGCCGGCGGGCACATCCTGGGCGCCGTCCTGGACAAGGGCAGCCGGCGGCGCGTACTGCGTCGGCTCGCCGACGGCGGCCCGGCCCAGCGCAAGCGCGGCCGGCACGGGTCGCGGACGGTGCCGGCGCCGCCGGTCCACCCGCACGCGTTCCCGTACGCCCCGTCCGGGCCGGCGTCGGCCGTGCCGCCGGGCCCGCCGCTGCCCGGCGTCGACCCGAGCCGGGCGGACGGCGCACCCGCCGACACCCGCTCCGCGCGCGGGTGA
- a CDS encoding YdcF family protein: MLAFSPALLFLLLFCFGVLRDRRRFGNAVHLGLAVAFGLSATVGTLGRSHPVWGAVAGLALLVLPALGTLVLAGFLIANGVTMVRKEGRRPANLLSLLAGLGIIGVIVLLVTAVVLHTVGLLVSAAVTVGVVGYVSFLFLCFVGYAFLYGRWPVRRRADYVVVLGSGLIGGSKVPPLLASRLERGRAVYERLVARGSTPLLITSGGQGPDEKLPESHAMADYLVERGFPTDRIVREDRSRTTEENLRFSRALMAEAKPDYRCVVVTNNYHAFRAALMARKTGLNGQVVGSPTAAYFWPSATIREFAAVFLAHKVVNLGVCLLLVLGGALIWWAR; the protein is encoded by the coding sequence ATGTTGGCCTTCTCCCCTGCGCTGTTGTTCCTTCTCCTCTTCTGCTTCGGTGTGCTCCGCGACCGACGCCGGTTCGGCAACGCCGTCCATCTGGGACTGGCCGTGGCCTTCGGACTGTCGGCGACGGTCGGCACCCTGGGTCGGTCGCATCCCGTATGGGGAGCGGTCGCCGGGCTGGCACTGTTGGTGCTGCCCGCACTGGGGACGCTGGTCCTCGCCGGCTTCCTGATCGCCAACGGTGTGACGATGGTCCGCAAGGAGGGGCGTCGCCCGGCCAACCTGCTGTCGCTGCTCGCCGGGCTCGGGATCATCGGCGTGATCGTGTTGCTGGTCACGGCGGTTGTCCTGCACACGGTCGGCCTGCTGGTGAGCGCGGCGGTCACCGTCGGGGTGGTCGGCTATGTGTCGTTCCTCTTCCTCTGCTTCGTGGGCTATGCCTTCCTCTACGGGCGGTGGCCGGTGCGGCGGCGGGCCGACTATGTGGTGGTGCTCGGTTCCGGCCTGATCGGCGGGTCCAAGGTGCCGCCGCTGCTGGCCAGTCGGCTGGAGCGGGGGCGCGCGGTGTACGAGCGGCTGGTGGCGCGGGGTTCCACGCCGCTGCTGATCACGTCCGGCGGCCAGGGTCCGGACGAGAAGCTCCCGGAGTCCCATGCGATGGCCGACTACCTCGTCGAGCGCGGGTTTCCCACGGACCGGATCGTGCGCGAGGACCGTTCGCGGACCACGGAGGAGAACCTGCGGTTCAGCCGGGCGCTGATGGCGGAGGCGAAGCCGGACTACCGCTGTGTGGTCGTCACCAACAACTACCACGCCTTCCGGGCCGCGTTGATGGCCCGGAAGACCGGCCTGAACGGCCAGGTCGTGGGTTCGCCCACCGCCGCGTACTTCTGGCCGAGCGCGACCATCCGCGAGTTCGCCGCGGTGTTCCTGGCCCACAAGGTGGTCAATCTCGGGGTCTGTCTGCTGCTCGTCCTCGGCGGGGCGCTGATCTGGTGGGCCCGCTGA
- a CDS encoding glycosyltransferase: MRITHVVTLVSEDGAYGGPVSVATGQLGELAARGHEVELVSLWRGAGPPPDTVDGVPLRARPARTLVPGQGFLGLFHPGLPRLLWRRTGHAEVLQLHAGRDLVSLAALAAAVARRRPFLAQTHGMVQPRRTASARLFDRFYVPLLRRAAAVLMLTDEEEAGLRKVLGPRGPRLVRLPNGVRVAEPGGVARSPTEVLFLARLQARKRPEAFVRMAALVHAKRPEVSFAVYGADEGRLAAVRRVVAEEALGGVVAYGGALDHDAAVRRLAAATVYVLPSVHEPFPMSLLESLAVGTPVVCTESCGIAGALRRHDAAEVTDGSPEELAEAVLRLLDDAELRQRRAAAGRSAIAAEFSLGAVADRLEEWYGFLGGGG; this comes from the coding sequence GTGAGGATCACCCATGTCGTCACGCTGGTGAGCGAGGACGGGGCGTACGGCGGCCCGGTGAGCGTGGCAACCGGTCAGCTCGGCGAGCTGGCCGCGCGGGGCCACGAGGTCGAGTTGGTGTCCCTGTGGCGCGGTGCGGGCCCGCCGCCGGACACCGTGGACGGGGTGCCGCTGCGCGCCCGGCCCGCCCGCACGCTGGTTCCGGGGCAGGGCTTCCTCGGCCTGTTCCATCCGGGCCTGCCGCGGCTGCTGTGGCGGCGGACCGGCCACGCCGAGGTGCTTCAACTGCACGCGGGGCGCGATCTGGTGTCACTGGCCGCGCTCGCGGCGGCGGTGGCGCGCCGCCGGCCGTTCCTGGCGCAGACGCACGGCATGGTCCAGCCCCGCCGGACGGCGTCGGCCCGGCTCTTCGACCGGTTCTACGTCCCGCTGCTGCGGCGGGCGGCGGCGGTGCTGATGCTGACCGACGAGGAGGAGGCCGGGCTGCGCAAGGTGCTGGGACCGCGGGGGCCGCGCCTGGTCCGGCTGCCCAACGGCGTCCGGGTCGCCGAGCCCGGCGGAGTGGCGCGGAGCCCGACCGAGGTGCTGTTCCTGGCCCGGCTCCAGGCCCGCAAGCGGCCGGAGGCGTTTGTGCGGATGGCGGCGCTGGTGCACGCCAAGCGGCCGGAGGTGTCGTTCGCCGTCTACGGCGCGGACGAGGGGCGGTTGGCCGCGGTACGGCGGGTGGTGGCCGAGGAGGCGCTGGGCGGGGTGGTGGCGTACGGCGGTGCGCTGGACCATGACGCGGCGGTGCGGCGCCTGGCCGCGGCCACCGTGTATGTGCTGCCGAGCGTGCACGAGCCGTTCCCGATGAGCCTGTTGGAGTCGCTGGCCGTGGGTACCCCGGTGGTCTGCACCGAGAGCTGCGGGATCGCCGGCGCGCTGCGCCGCCACGATGCCGCCGAGGTCACCGACGGGTCGCCGGAGGAACTGGCCGAGGCGGTGCTGCGGCTCCTGGACGACGCCGAGCTGCGGCAGCGCCGGGCGGCGGCCGGGCGGTCGGCGATCGCCGCGGAGTTCTCCCTCGGGGCGGTCGCCGACCGGCTGGAGGAGTGGTACGGCTTCCTCGGCGGCGGCGGATGA
- the gmd gene encoding GDP-mannose 4,6-dehydratase has translation MEAVGAREAGGAPEAKGTRGANGAGERAARTAVVTGITGQDGSYLAELLLGKGYEVHGLMRRSSSFNTERIDHIYQDPHTPGRRLMLHHVDLSDGVALVNLLRDLQPDEVYNLGAQSHVRVSFDAPLYTGDVTGLGALRLLEAIRASGIRTRLYQASSSEMFGATPPPQNESTPFHPRSPYGCAKVMAYWSTVNYREAYGLFGVNGILFNHESPRRGGTFVTRKITRAVARIQAGLQEHLYLGNLDAVRDWGYAPEYVEAMWRMLQRDEPDDYVVATGVAATVRDFLQAAFTAAGLDWERSVRFDPRYQRPSEVDALIGDPAKAERLLDWSATVRYDELARIMVESDIRQLADELSGQRVRVDR, from the coding sequence ATGGAAGCCGTGGGAGCCAGGGAAGCCGGGGGAGCGCCGGAGGCGAAGGGGACGAGAGGCGCGAACGGCGCCGGTGAGCGCGCCGCCAGGACCGCCGTCGTCACCGGCATAACGGGCCAGGACGGTTCCTATCTGGCGGAGTTGCTGCTCGGCAAGGGCTACGAGGTGCATGGCCTGATGCGGCGCTCGTCGAGCTTCAACACCGAGCGCATCGACCACATCTACCAGGATCCGCACACCCCCGGCCGGCGGCTGATGCTGCATCATGTCGACCTCTCGGACGGGGTGGCACTGGTGAACCTGCTGCGCGACCTGCAGCCGGACGAGGTGTACAACCTCGGCGCCCAGTCACATGTCCGGGTCTCCTTCGACGCGCCGCTCTACACCGGGGACGTCACCGGGCTGGGCGCCCTGCGGCTGCTGGAGGCGATCCGCGCCAGCGGCATCCGGACCCGCCTCTACCAGGCGTCCTCGTCGGAGATGTTCGGCGCCACCCCGCCACCGCAGAACGAGTCCACCCCGTTCCACCCCCGCAGCCCGTACGGCTGCGCCAAGGTCATGGCCTACTGGTCCACCGTCAACTACCGTGAGGCATATGGGCTGTTCGGGGTGAACGGCATTCTCTTCAACCACGAGAGCCCACGGCGCGGCGGGACCTTCGTCACCCGCAAGATCACCCGCGCGGTGGCGCGCATCCAGGCCGGTCTCCAGGAGCACCTCTATCTCGGCAACCTCGACGCGGTCCGTGACTGGGGCTACGCGCCGGAGTACGTCGAGGCGATGTGGCGGATGTTGCAGCGCGACGAGCCGGACGACTACGTCGTGGCGACCGGCGTGGCCGCGACGGTCCGGGACTTCCTCCAGGCCGCGTTCACCGCCGCCGGACTGGACTGGGAACGCAGCGTGCGCTTCGATCCGAGGTACCAGCGCCCCAGCGAGGTGGACGCGCTGATCGGCGATCCAGCCAAGGCCGAGCGTCTGCTGGACTGGTCCGCGACGGTCCGGTACGACGAACTGGCCCGGATCATGGTCGAGTCGGACATCCGGCAGCTGGCGGACGAGCTCTCCGGCCAGCGCGTGCGGGTGGACCGATGA
- a CDS encoding glycosyltransferase: MQEPFAGRRVLVVSTNYAPEHTGIGPYATQIAEHLAASGADTHVLAGMPHYPAWRVAQEYRGRWRLRERRGGVTVHRRRHTVPSRQTAAHRALYEATVLAHGLLAPPPVRPDVVLTQMPTLAGAVLGGRLARRAGVPHVVVVQDLMGAAAAQSGIRGGGGAAEPAAAVEARVLRAADAVGVVHESFVDRVVATGVPRSRVHVVPNWTHVRAPRGDRERTRARLGWRADETVLLHAGNMGLKQGLEVLVETARLAEQEADPLRVVLMGDGSQRAHLRRLAAGIRTFSVLPPAPAGEFPEVLAAADILVVTQRASVLDMSLPSKLTSYFMTGRPVIASVAAQGGTAQEVRRSGAGTLVPPEDPEALLAEVRALAADPERAARLGAHGPRYVDERLSSRAGLARITALLRLAMA; encoded by the coding sequence GTGCAAGAACCCTTCGCCGGCCGGCGCGTGCTCGTGGTCTCCACCAACTACGCGCCCGAACACACCGGCATAGGGCCCTACGCCACCCAGATCGCCGAGCACCTGGCCGCATCCGGCGCGGACACCCACGTCCTGGCCGGTATGCCGCACTATCCGGCCTGGCGGGTGGCGCAGGAGTACCGCGGTCGCTGGCGGCTGCGGGAGCGCCGGGGCGGGGTGACCGTGCACCGCCGCCGGCACACCGTCCCGTCCCGCCAGACCGCCGCCCACCGGGCGCTGTACGAGGCCACCGTGCTGGCCCACGGCCTGCTCGCGCCGCCGCCGGTCCGGCCGGACGTGGTGCTGACCCAGATGCCCACCCTGGCCGGGGCGGTGCTCGGCGGCCGACTGGCGCGGCGGGCCGGCGTGCCGCACGTCGTGGTGGTGCAGGACCTGATGGGCGCGGCCGCCGCGCAGAGCGGCATCCGGGGCGGGGGCGGGGCGGCCGAGCCGGCCGCGGCGGTCGAGGCCCGGGTGCTGCGCGCCGCGGATGCCGTCGGGGTGGTGCACGAGTCGTTCGTGGACCGGGTGGTGGCGACGGGGGTGCCCCGCTCCCGGGTGCATGTGGTGCCGAACTGGACGCACGTCCGCGCCCCGCGCGGCGACCGGGAGCGGACCCGGGCCCGACTGGGCTGGCGGGCCGACGAGACGGTCCTGCTGCACGCCGGCAACATGGGCCTCAAACAGGGACTGGAGGTCCTGGTCGAGACCGCGCGGCTCGCCGAGCAGGAGGCGGATCCACTCCGCGTCGTCCTCATGGGGGACGGCAGCCAGCGCGCACATCTGCGTCGACTCGCCGCGGGAATCCGCACGTTCAGCGTTCTGCCGCCCGCGCCGGCCGGGGAGTTCCCCGAGGTGCTGGCGGCCGCCGACATCCTCGTCGTCACCCAGCGGGCCTCGGTGCTCGACATGAGCCTGCCGTCCAAGCTGACCTCGTACTTCATGACCGGCCGGCCGGTCATCGCCTCGGTGGCCGCCCAGGGCGGGACCGCCCAGGAGGTGCGGCGCTCGGGCGCCGGCACGCTCGTCCCGCCCGAGGACCCCGAGGCGCTGCTGGCAGAGGTCCGGGCGCTGGCCGCCGACCCCGAGCGGGCCGCCCGGCTCGGCGCCCACGGGCCCCGCTACGTCGACGAGCGGCTCAGCAGCCGGGCCGGACTGGCGCGGATCACCGCTCTGCTGCGCCTGGCCATGGCCTAG
- a CDS encoding DapH/DapD/GlmU-related protein codes for MTAPAAAPATTRRLRGFTGAGYDKGRGLLVQAAWFAVLNLVFVKWWCPPRLRPVLLRAFGARVGARVLIRHRVRVQWPWKLTVGDDVWVGEGAWLINLEPISIGHDVCVSQGAVLCTGSHQRRSPTFEFDNGPVRLEPGAWVAARAVVLRGVTVGADAVVGAGAVAHRDVPPGTVHTTGGDR; via the coding sequence ATGACCGCCCCCGCCGCCGCACCGGCCACCACCCGCCGGCTGCGCGGTTTCACCGGGGCCGGTTACGACAAGGGCCGCGGGCTGCTCGTCCAGGCCGCCTGGTTCGCCGTGCTCAACCTCGTCTTCGTCAAGTGGTGGTGCCCGCCGCGGCTGCGGCCGGTGCTGCTGCGGGCGTTCGGCGCCCGGGTCGGCGCGCGGGTGCTGATCCGGCACCGGGTGCGGGTGCAGTGGCCGTGGAAGCTGACGGTCGGCGACGACGTCTGGGTGGGCGAGGGTGCCTGGCTGATCAATCTCGAGCCGATCAGCATCGGACACGATGTCTGCGTGTCCCAGGGCGCGGTGCTCTGCACCGGCAGTCATCAACGCCGCTCCCCCACCTTCGAGTTCGACAACGGACCGGTCCGCCTGGAGCCCGGTGCCTGGGTGGCGGCCCGGGCCGTGGTGCTGCGCGGCGTGACGGTCGGCGCGGACGCGGTGGTCGGTGCCGGCGCGGTCGCCCACCGGGACGTGCCGCCGGGGACCGTGCACACCACCGGGGGTGACCGGTGA
- the htpG gene encoding molecular chaperone HtpG: MPTETFEFQVEARQLLQLMIHSIYSNKDVFLRELVSNASDALDKLRLAALRDDSLDADVSDLHIELEIDKDARTLTVRDNGIGMSYDEVGRLIGTIANSGTAAFLQELKEAKDAAGAEGLIGQFGVGFYSGFMVADEVTLLTRRAGEKKGTRWASRGEGTYTLQEVDDAPQGTSVTLHLKPADSDNQLHDYTSPWKLKEIVKRYSDFITWPVKLVGETGNEGDEPAEPETLNSMKALWARSRDEVSEDEYHELYKHISHDWRDPLETVQLQAEGTFEYQALLFVPSHAPHDLFTQNYQRGLQLYVKRVFIMDDCEALLPPYLRFVKGVVDAQDLSLNVSREILQQDRHILMMQRRLTKKVLASVKSMRADDAERYGTFWREFGAVLKEGLITDSDNRDALLAVSSFATTHGEDESVTLEQYVARMRDGQEDIYYITGESRQSIDNSPHVEAFRERGIEVLLLTDPVDEVWVDVVGEFQGKRLQSITKGEIDLGAQGDEKSEDEREKQAEQYADLLGWMTEQLADDVKEVRLSSRLTVSPACIVAGAEDLTPALENMYRAMGQEVPHTKRILELNPAHELVKGLNQAYGEREDRAGLTETAELLYSLAVLAEGGRPADPAHFVKVVADRLGRTL, encoded by the coding sequence ATGCCGACCGAAACGTTTGAGTTCCAGGTGGAGGCCCGTCAGCTGCTCCAGCTGATGATCCACTCGATCTACTCGAACAAGGACGTCTTCCTCCGGGAGCTAGTCTCCAACGCCTCCGACGCACTGGACAAGCTGCGTCTGGCCGCGCTGCGCGACGACTCCCTCGACGCCGACGTCTCCGACCTGCACATCGAGCTGGAGATCGACAAGGACGCCCGTACGCTCACGGTGCGGGACAACGGCATCGGGATGTCGTACGACGAGGTCGGCCGGCTCATCGGCACCATCGCCAACTCGGGGACGGCCGCCTTCCTCCAGGAGCTGAAGGAGGCCAAGGACGCGGCCGGCGCTGAGGGGCTGATCGGCCAGTTCGGCGTCGGCTTCTACTCCGGCTTCATGGTGGCCGACGAGGTCACCCTGCTGACGCGGCGGGCGGGCGAGAAGAAGGGCACCCGCTGGGCGTCCCGCGGCGAGGGCACCTACACCCTCCAGGAGGTCGACGACGCACCGCAGGGCACCTCGGTGACACTGCACCTCAAGCCCGCCGACTCCGACAACCAGCTGCACGACTACACCTCGCCGTGGAAGCTCAAGGAGATCGTCAAGCGCTACTCGGACTTCATCACCTGGCCCGTCAAACTGGTCGGTGAGACCGGGAACGAGGGCGACGAGCCCGCCGAACCCGAGACGCTGAACTCGATGAAGGCCCTGTGGGCGCGCTCGCGCGACGAGGTGTCCGAGGACGAGTACCACGAGCTGTACAAGCACATCAGCCATGACTGGCGCGACCCGCTGGAGACCGTCCAGCTGCAGGCCGAGGGAACCTTCGAGTACCAGGCACTGCTGTTCGTCCCGTCGCACGCCCCGCACGACCTGTTCACCCAGAACTACCAGCGCGGGCTGCAGCTCTACGTCAAGCGCGTGTTCATCATGGACGACTGCGAGGCGCTGCTGCCGCCCTACCTCCGCTTCGTCAAGGGCGTGGTCGACGCCCAGGACCTCTCGCTCAACGTCTCCCGTGAGATCCTCCAGCAGGACCGGCACATCCTCATGATGCAGCGCCGGCTGACGAAGAAGGTGCTGGCGTCGGTCAAGAGCATGCGGGCCGACGACGCCGAGCGCTACGGCACGTTCTGGCGGGAGTTCGGCGCGGTGCTCAAGGAGGGGCTGATCACCGACTCCGACAACCGGGACGCGCTGCTCGCGGTGTCGTCGTTCGCGACCACGCACGGCGAGGACGAGTCGGTCACGCTGGAGCAGTACGTCGCGCGGATGCGGGACGGCCAGGAGGACATCTACTACATCACCGGCGAGTCCCGGCAGAGCATCGACAACTCCCCGCACGTGGAGGCGTTCCGGGAGCGGGGCATCGAGGTGCTGCTGCTCACCGACCCGGTCGACGAGGTGTGGGTCGACGTGGTCGGCGAGTTCCAGGGCAAGCGGCTGCAGTCGATCACCAAGGGCGAGATCGACCTCGGCGCGCAGGGGGACGAGAAGTCCGAGGACGAGCGCGAGAAGCAGGCCGAGCAGTACGCGGACCTGCTCGGCTGGATGACCGAGCAACTGGCCGACGACGTCAAGGAGGTGCGTCTGTCGTCCCGCCTGACGGTCTCGCCGGCCTGCATCGTCGCGGGCGCCGAAGACCTGACCCCGGCCCTGGAGAACATGTACCGGGCCATGGGACAGGAGGTGCCGCACACCAAGCGCATCCTCGAACTCAACCCGGCCCACGAGCTGGTGAAGGGCCTGAACCAGGCATACGGGGAGCGCGAGGACCGCGCCGGTCTCACCGAGACCGCCGAACTGCTCTACTCCCTGGCCGTCCTGGCCGAGGGCGGCCGGCCGGCCGACCCCGCGCACTTCGTGAAGGTGGTGGCGGACCGCCTGGGCCGCACCCTGTGA
- a CDS encoding GDP-L-fucose synthase, producing MDDLLPVPARVFVAGHRGLTGSAVARHLTARGYEVLTRPRERLDLRDATATGAYLRAERPDAVVLAAARVGGIMANSTRPVDFLEDNLAIQLSVIAGAHRAGVRRLLFLGSSCIYPRHTAQPITEDALLTGPLEPTNEAYAIAKIAGLLQIRAYRRQYGSSFVSAMPTNLYGPGDNFDLATSHVLPALIRRCHEAKEAGHADLTLWGTGTPRREFLHVDDLAAACEVLLRHYDGDDPVNVGCGEDLTIAELAALVAEAVGYRGRISFDPAKPDGTPRKLLDIGRIRSLGWSPAVPLADGIAGTYQAWRTQAAPR from the coding sequence ATGGACGACCTGCTGCCCGTACCCGCCCGCGTCTTCGTCGCCGGCCACCGGGGCCTGACCGGCTCCGCCGTCGCCCGGCACCTCACCGCCCGCGGCTACGAGGTCCTGACCCGGCCCCGGGAACGCCTCGACCTCCGCGACGCCACGGCCACCGGCGCCTATCTGCGCGCCGAACGCCCCGACGCCGTCGTGCTCGCCGCCGCCAGGGTCGGCGGCATCATGGCCAACAGCACCCGACCCGTGGACTTCCTGGAGGACAACCTCGCCATCCAGCTCAGCGTCATCGCGGGCGCGCACCGGGCCGGCGTCCGCCGACTGCTCTTCCTCGGTTCGAGCTGCATCTACCCCCGGCACACCGCCCAGCCCATCACCGAGGACGCCCTGCTCACCGGCCCGCTGGAGCCCACCAACGAGGCATACGCGATAGCCAAGATCGCCGGCCTGCTCCAGATCCGCGCCTACCGCCGGCAGTACGGCTCCTCCTTCGTCTCCGCGATGCCGACCAACCTCTACGGCCCCGGCGACAACTTCGACCTGGCGACCTCGCACGTCCTCCCCGCGCTCATCCGCCGCTGCCACGAGGCCAAGGAAGCCGGGCACGCCGACCTCACCCTGTGGGGCACCGGCACCCCGCGCCGCGAGTTCCTGCACGTCGACGACCTCGCCGCCGCCTGCGAGGTGCTGCTGCGCCACTACGACGGCGACGACCCGGTCAACGTCGGCTGCGGCGAGGACCTCACCATCGCCGAACTCGCCGCACTGGTCGCCGAAGCCGTCGGCTACCGAGGCCGGATCTCCTTCGACCCGGCCAAGCCCGACGGCACCCCGCGCAAACTCCTCGACATCGGCCGGATCCGCTCCCTGGGCTGGTCGCCGGCGGTCCCGCTCGCGGACGGCATCGCCGGCACCTACCAGGCATGGCGGACGCAGGCGGCCCCGAGGTGA
- a CDS encoding sugar transferase, whose amino-acid sequence MGLFEAAASRGIVPPAGPAEPPCGPEGRAERAHRHRPDERRPAAVAVTSDALGAAVPAAPVCAATRQPQPLLLGVGAGAAWRALVPCPAPTAIRCTLLHRYLRTARRRAGALRRVLIVGEGAAVEVARHRVRLARAAGLTVPHAAPAARRGLPVLLKQTTDRLGALLLLVLLAPVFAVVAALIRLDSAGPVFYRQVRVGRDLAPFRMWKFRTMVVAADRMRTALESANEHDGAMFKMRRDPRVTRVGRVLRRFSLDELPQLCNVLAGHMSLVGPRPPLPEEVERYSGTELRRLSVKPGLTGLWQVSGRSDLSWDETVALDLSYVDNWSYGRDLDVLVRTVRAVLDGRGAY is encoded by the coding sequence ATGGGGTTGTTCGAAGCCGCCGCGTCTCGGGGGATCGTGCCTCCCGCCGGGCCGGCGGAACCGCCATGCGGACCGGAGGGACGCGCGGAACGGGCGCACCGCCACCGGCCCGACGAGCGGCGGCCGGCCGCCGTCGCCGTGACGTCGGACGCGCTGGGTGCCGCGGTGCCGGCCGCACCGGTCTGCGCCGCGACCCGGCAGCCGCAGCCGCTCCTCCTGGGTGTGGGGGCGGGCGCGGCGTGGCGGGCGCTGGTGCCCTGTCCGGCGCCGACCGCGATCCGGTGCACGCTGCTGCACCGGTATCTGCGCACGGCGCGACGGCGGGCGGGGGCGCTGCGCCGGGTGCTGATCGTCGGGGAGGGCGCCGCCGTCGAGGTGGCCCGGCACCGGGTCCGGCTGGCCCGGGCGGCGGGCCTGACGGTGCCGCACGCAGCGCCTGCGGCGCGGCGCGGTCTGCCGGTGTTGTTGAAACAGACCACCGACCGGCTCGGGGCGCTGCTCCTGTTGGTGCTGCTGGCCCCGGTGTTCGCGGTGGTGGCGGCGCTGATCCGGCTGGACTCGGCCGGTCCGGTCTTCTACCGGCAGGTGCGCGTCGGCCGCGATCTGGCGCCGTTCCGGATGTGGAAGTTCCGCACGATGGTGGTCGCCGCCGACCGGATGCGGACCGCACTGGAGTCGGCCAACGAGCACGACGGGGCGATGTTCAAGATGCGGCGCGATCCCCGGGTGACCCGGGTCGGCCGGGTGCTGCGCCGCTTCTCGCTGGACGAGCTGCCGCAGTTGTGCAACGTACTGGCCGGTCATATGTCGTTGGTGGGGCCTCGGCCGCCGTTGCCGGAGGAGGTGGAACGGTACAGCGGCACGGAGTTGCGCCGGCTGAGCGTGAAGCCGGGGCTGACCGGGCTGTGGCAGGTCAGCGGCCGGTCGGACCTGTCGTGGGACGAGACCGTCGCGCTGGACCTGAGCTACGTGGACAACTGGTCCTACGGGCGGGACCTCGATGTGCTGGTACGGACGGTGCGCGCGGTGCTGGACGGGCGCGGTGCGTACTGA